From Meiothermus sp., a single genomic window includes:
- a CDS encoding amidase family protein, whose product MTRGLQLFSALVFLALGLVVWWVMSQAAEKRLNPNKRDWESFVARQVAEQTAERPYPLRRALDFTPFEAELAGLEPSLLERLETLTQQATIPELQAEMQAGRLTSEALTLFYLWRIRRYNDQLRAYLELNPAALEEARRLDQERRQGKVRGPLHGIPLSLKDNISTQGPLHTTAGAAVLAQHIADQDAFLVQKLRAAGAVILGKNNLSEWANFMTSQSVNGYSTLGGHTRNPYGPFDVGGSSSGTASAVAANLAVAGIGTETSGSLIYPAAQNSLFTLKPTLGLVSRDRIIPITAAQDTAGPMTKNATDLALLMSVITGLDPTDAATRIAEHFTFPPVAPRPVLPLRVGWVQHTQRKGDAEALAQVAQALVGLGVEVVEVPFPESSIEMMPVLHAGMRQDLARYLQTTGAAIQGLQEVIEYNRQHPEAMLYGQDLLETSLAHPLSEAEYQALVAKNRQQGRERLLGLMQAYRVEVLLTVSNSLSVLTSTSGFPVVNLPAGYRESGEPVGASLVSKPLQDAALIGLAQAISEQLKRKPPLLP is encoded by the coding sequence ATGACGAGAGGGCTCCAACTGTTCTCGGCCCTGGTTTTCCTGGCTTTGGGGCTGGTAGTGTGGTGGGTAATGAGCCAAGCCGCCGAAAAACGCCTGAACCCCAATAAACGCGACTGGGAAAGCTTTGTGGCCCGCCAGGTAGCGGAGCAAACGGCCGAACGCCCCTACCCGTTGCGGCGAGCGCTGGACTTCACCCCTTTCGAGGCGGAGCTGGCAGGGCTCGAGCCATCGCTGCTCGAGCGCCTGGAAACCCTTACCCAGCAGGCCACCATTCCAGAACTCCAGGCCGAGATGCAAGCCGGACGCCTGACCTCCGAAGCGCTCACGCTGTTTTATCTGTGGCGCATCCGGCGCTACAACGACCAATTACGGGCTTATCTGGAGCTCAATCCGGCGGCCCTCGAGGAAGCCCGCAGGCTTGACCAGGAGCGCCGGCAAGGGAAGGTGCGCGGGCCGCTGCACGGCATCCCCCTCAGCCTCAAGGACAATATCTCCACCCAAGGCCCCCTGCACACCACCGCCGGCGCTGCGGTGCTGGCCCAGCACATCGCCGACCAGGATGCCTTCCTTGTGCAGAAGTTGCGGGCCGCCGGGGCGGTGATTCTGGGCAAGAACAACCTTTCGGAGTGGGCCAACTTCATGACCAGTCAGTCGGTGAACGGCTACAGCACCCTGGGCGGCCATACCCGCAACCCCTACGGCCCCTTTGATGTGGGAGGCAGCAGCAGCGGCACGGCCTCGGCGGTAGCGGCCAATCTGGCCGTAGCCGGCATCGGCACCGAGACCTCGGGCTCGCTCATCTACCCCGCCGCCCAGAACAGCCTGTTCACCCTCAAACCCACCCTGGGCCTGGTCAGCCGCGACCGCATCATCCCCATCACCGCGGCCCAGGACACCGCCGGCCCCATGACCAAAAACGCCACCGATCTGGCCCTGCTGATGTCGGTCATCACCGGCCTCGACCCTACCGACGCCGCTACCCGGATAGCCGAGCATTTCACCTTCCCGCCTGTGGCCCCCCGCCCCGTCCTGCCGCTTCGGGTCGGCTGGGTGCAACACACCCAGCGCAAGGGCGATGCGGAAGCCCTGGCCCAAGTAGCCCAGGCGCTGGTGGGGCTGGGCGTAGAAGTGGTGGAAGTGCCCTTCCCGGAAAGCTCCATCGAGATGATGCCGGTGCTGCACGCGGGCATGCGGCAAGACCTGGCCCGGTATTTGCAAACCACCGGGGCCGCCATCCAGGGCCTGCAAGAAGTGATTGAGTACAACCGCCAGCACCCCGAGGCCATGCTGTACGGACAGGATTTGCTCGAGACCTCGCTGGCGCACCCGCTCTCTGAGGCCGAGTACCAGGCCCTGGTGGCCAAGAACCGCCAGCAGGGCCGCGAACGTCTGCTGGGGTTAATGCAAGCGTACCGGGTAGAGGTGCTCCTCACCGTAAGCAACAGCCTGAGCGTGCTCACCTCCACCTCGGGCTTCCCGGTGGTCAACCTACCCGCAGGCTACCGCGAGAGCGGCGAGCCGGTGGGCGCCTCGCTGGTGAGCAAGCCCCTGCAAGATGCAGCGCTCATCGGCCTGGCCCAGGCAATTTCGGAGCAGCTCAAGCGCAAGCCCCCCCTTCTTCCCTAA
- a CDS encoding lipid-A-disaccharide synthase-related protein — MSTIVLISNGHGEDIIGAALAHELRALGYTLQAVPLVGRGQVYEEAGFSVRGPRREMPSGGFALQSPAAIWADLRAGWVSMSLAQYRAVQEVAREAAATLVVGDVYALLVGYFWGRRPLFLMQCRSSLRAWDKQGWSRPYSATERFLMRRAVGVYPREPEGEQWLKAHGVAHARYLGNPMLDALEGVELKLPPPYLLLLPGSRSDAYQSLPQMLEAVRLLGDLGLTPVVAWAGLPLEPLRVPGWRFEATGLAAGVTHRLGHPDGSVVYLTQGAFKTALLGAKIALSTSGTAAEQTAGYGVPLVGFPTAGPQYTPAFAAQQKRLLGEALTLVEPHPEAIAQGVRRLWASPKLLEQAKSAGRAAMGEPGAARRIAQELHGQLQARGLEPPPSR, encoded by the coding sequence ATGAGCACCATTGTCCTAATCTCCAACGGGCACGGCGAGGACATCATCGGGGCGGCGCTGGCCCACGAACTCCGGGCCCTGGGCTACACCCTACAAGCGGTGCCGCTGGTGGGCCGGGGACAAGTCTACGAAGAGGCGGGCTTCAGTGTGCGGGGGCCCCGCCGGGAGATGCCCTCGGGGGGCTTTGCGCTGCAAAGCCCGGCGGCCATCTGGGCCGACCTGAGGGCGGGTTGGGTCTCGATGAGCCTGGCGCAGTACCGCGCGGTGCAAGAAGTCGCCCGGGAGGCCGCGGCCACGCTGGTGGTGGGGGATGTGTATGCCCTGCTGGTGGGTTATTTTTGGGGTCGGCGTCCGCTTTTTTTGATGCAGTGCCGCTCCTCGCTCAGGGCCTGGGACAAGCAGGGCTGGAGCCGGCCCTACAGCGCCACGGAGCGCTTCCTGATGCGCCGGGCGGTGGGGGTCTATCCGCGCGAGCCGGAGGGTGAGCAGTGGCTTAAGGCCCACGGGGTCGCCCACGCCCGCTACCTGGGCAACCCTATGCTGGATGCCCTGGAGGGTGTAGAGCTAAAGCTTCCTCCACCCTATTTGCTACTACTCCCCGGTTCGCGCAGCGATGCCTACCAGAGCCTGCCCCAGATGCTCGAGGCGGTTCGGCTCTTGGGCGACCTGGGCCTCACACCGGTGGTAGCCTGGGCCGGCCTGCCCCTAGAGCCCCTCAGGGTTCCAGGCTGGCGGTTCGAGGCCACCGGCCTGGCAGCGGGCGTCACCCACCGGCTGGGCCACCCGGATGGAAGCGTGGTCTACCTGACCCAGGGGGCCTTCAAAACCGCATTGTTGGGCGCCAAAATTGCCCTTTCCACCAGCGGAACTGCCGCCGAACAAACCGCCGGCTACGGGGTGCCGCTGGTGGGCTTTCCCACCGCCGGGCCGCAGTACACCCCGGCCTTCGCCGCCCAGCAAAAACGCTTGCTGGGCGAGGCCCTGACGCTGGTAGAACCCCATCCCGAGGCCATTGCCCAGGGTGTGCGGCGGTTGTGGGCCTCGCCAAAGTTGCTCGAGCAAGCCAAATCTGCCGGGCGGGCCGCCATGGGTGAGCCGGGGGCGGCCCGGCGAATCGCCCAGGAGCTTCACGGGCAGCTGCAGGCTAGGGGCCTCGAGCCACCCCCGTCTCGATGA